The following proteins come from a genomic window of Kitasatospora sp. NBC_01246:
- a CDS encoding MarR family winged helix-turn-helix transcriptional regulator: MTLSEQDPSTPPPAPAPSDSPASADPSATVPSDTPALGRLLQALASEMNLLGHGFAAASGLHATDVQALLAVMRAEPGRGGITPGRLGEELALTSGAVTAVLDRLERAGHIRRTRDAADRRQVLVHYLPGAGRMAAEWFAPVARRTEAVRGEFTPVELAAVARFLGRMTTELEDLRHSR; the protein is encoded by the coding sequence ATGACCTTGTCGGAGCAGGACCCGAGCACGCCCCCGCCCGCCCCGGCACCGTCCGACAGCCCGGCGTCTGCGGACCCGTCCGCGACCGTACCCTCCGACACCCCGGCGCTCGGGCGGCTCCTCCAGGCCCTCGCCTCCGAGATGAACCTGCTCGGGCACGGCTTCGCCGCCGCCAGCGGTCTGCACGCCACCGACGTCCAGGCGCTGCTCGCCGTGATGCGGGCCGAGCCCGGCCGGGGCGGGATCACCCCCGGCCGGCTCGGCGAGGAGCTGGCCCTTACCTCGGGGGCGGTCACCGCCGTACTGGACCGGCTGGAGCGGGCCGGACACATCCGCCGGACCAGGGACGCCGCCGACCGCCGGCAGGTCCTGGTGCACTACCTGCCCGGTGCCGGGCGGATGGCCGCCGAGTGGTTCGCGCCGGTGGCCCGGCGCACCGAGGCGGTGCGCGGCGAGTTCACCCCGGTGGAGCTGGCGGCAGTGGCCCGTTTCCTCGGCCGGATGACCACCGAGCTGGAGGACCTGCGCCACTCGCGCTGA
- a CDS encoding non-ribosomal peptide synthetase, producing MSASPVDSAATPGSPAAPVSSLTPGPSAAAEEEPARAANTPARAGRPASPAQHGIWLTTRRTAVPEAFHLALRFRFDRIDADALARAVAATVTRHPALAAALVEADGLVREVPAGRPPALTVVDATADSGEGLAKRLAEELALPFDLAAGPLARFTLLRRAGGAADLLVVAHHAVFDGHSKDVLAADLATAYAAARAGGPAAADSPAADPATSDPATSDPTSLDPAAPDNRRDALGIEPEPEAVRRAAAFHGPRWAAATDPVLPHGPRATTDAGRGEAVTWRLDGAGRTALVDAARDCGVTVFEFLLAGLHGLLRRYGGEAVPVAVPFATRRPERRDDIGLFVNELPVHAPAGAGEEVTFAEYARAVRAEVRLVSAHRAVPFGAAVPGLTPRTGLAPASFGYRRRTTADPVFPGSTTRVDWTVFPHASRNTLHLQAVEDAGAVGFSLQYDPAVLSPAAARRIAGHLAALLAAATADPGAALADLPLLDETEQRLVTSTWNATEHAYPADRTVLDLVREHAGATPEALAVVAGAERLTYRELLRRTDRLANALTTAGVGRDDLVALHLGRTADLPAALLAVHTVGAAYLPLDPGYPAERLALVLADSGATLLLADREPAPEVAAAAPTLLRLTHAAGDTADDAPADDPAATRTAPGRLAYVLYTSGSTGRPKGVEIGHRALVNLLSGFADRLGSGPRDVWLGLTSLSFDISALELLLPLVTGGRLVLAPDGLAVDGPGLRSLVEREGVTHAQATPSGWRVLLGAGPLPPGLTALVGGEALPLPLARELRAGTDRLLNVYGPTETTVWSTCAEVPAAPEAVRIGRPIANTRAYVLDGRRRPLPIGVPGELYLGGDGVAEGYLDRPGLTAERFVEDPFGAPGERLYRTGDLVAWTADGELEFLGRLDDQVKIRGHRIELGEIESALLAHPAIAEAAAAVRRDEAAGDAEPFVAGYLVPAPGAAVPDAAELRAFLQLTLPAAAVPQRLAVLDRLPLTPNGKLDRRALPVPPRPTDAASRGSTGAAGAAGQQEHDEVLDAVLGIWAEVLGLPDLGPEDDLFDLGGHSLTIIQITARIRDLLGVELDFDVFFATPTPLGIAAAVRDLR from the coding sequence ATGTCCGCCTCCCCCGTCGACTCCGCCGCCACTCCAGGCTCGCCCGCGGCACCAGTCTCCTCCCTCACACCGGGCCCGTCCGCCGCAGCGGAGGAGGAGCCCGCGAGAGCGGCGAACACTCCGGCCCGGGCCGGGCGCCCCGCCTCCCCCGCCCAGCACGGGATCTGGCTGACGACCAGGCGGACCGCCGTCCCCGAGGCCTTCCACCTCGCCCTGCGGTTCCGTTTCGACCGGATCGACGCCGACGCCCTGGCACGGGCCGTCGCCGCCACCGTCACCCGCCACCCCGCGCTCGCGGCGGCGCTGGTCGAGGCGGACGGCCTGGTCCGCGAGGTCCCGGCGGGGCGGCCGCCCGCGCTCACCGTCGTCGACGCGACGGCCGACAGCGGCGAAGGCCTGGCCAAGCGACTGGCCGAGGAACTGGCCCTCCCGTTCGACCTCGCCGCCGGACCGCTCGCCCGGTTCACCCTGCTCCGGCGGGCCGGTGGGGCGGCCGACCTGCTGGTGGTGGCCCACCACGCGGTGTTCGACGGGCACTCCAAGGACGTCCTGGCCGCCGACCTCGCCACCGCCTACGCCGCCGCGCGAGCCGGCGGACCGGCCGCCGCCGACTCCCCCGCCGCCGACCCCGCGACCTCCGACCCCGCGACCTCCGACCCCACGTCCCTCGACCCCGCCGCCCCCGACAACCGGCGCGACGCCCTCGGGATCGAACCCGAGCCCGAGGCCGTCCGCCGGGCGGCCGCCTTCCACGGCCCCCGGTGGGCCGCCGCCACCGACCCGGTGCTGCCCCACGGCCCCCGGGCCACCACCGACGCCGGCCGGGGCGAGGCCGTCACCTGGCGGCTCGACGGCGCCGGCCGGACCGCCCTGGTCGACGCCGCGCGCGACTGCGGGGTCACCGTCTTCGAGTTCCTGCTCGCCGGCCTGCACGGCCTGCTGCGGCGCTACGGCGGCGAGGCCGTCCCGGTCGCCGTCCCCTTCGCCACCCGCCGTCCGGAACGGCGCGACGACATCGGCCTCTTCGTCAACGAGCTGCCGGTGCACGCCCCGGCCGGCGCCGGGGAGGAGGTGACGTTCGCGGAGTACGCCCGGGCCGTCCGGGCCGAGGTCCGCCTGGTCTCGGCCCACCGCGCCGTCCCGTTCGGCGCGGCCGTGCCCGGGCTCACGCCGCGGACCGGTCTGGCGCCCGCCTCGTTCGGCTACCGCCGCCGCACCACCGCCGACCCGGTGTTCCCGGGCAGCACCACCCGGGTCGACTGGACGGTGTTCCCGCACGCCTCCCGCAACACGCTGCACCTCCAGGCGGTCGAGGACGCCGGGGCCGTCGGCTTCTCCCTCCAGTACGACCCGGCCGTCCTCTCCCCCGCCGCCGCCCGGCGCATCGCCGGACACCTCGCCGCCCTGCTCGCCGCCGCCACGGCCGACCCGGGAGCGGCCCTGGCGGACCTGCCGCTGCTCGACGAGACCGAGCAACGGCTCGTCACGAGCACCTGGAACGCCACCGAGCACGCCTACCCCGCCGACCGGACGGTGCTCGACCTGGTCCGCGAGCACGCCGGCGCCACGCCCGAGGCCCTCGCGGTGGTGGCCGGCGCCGAGCGCCTGACGTACCGGGAGCTGCTGCGGCGCACCGACCGGCTGGCGAACGCGCTGACCACGGCCGGCGTCGGCCGGGACGACCTGGTCGCTCTGCACCTCGGCCGCACCGCCGACCTGCCGGCCGCGCTGCTCGCCGTGCACACCGTCGGCGCCGCCTACCTGCCGCTCGACCCCGGTTACCCGGCCGAACGGCTCGCCCTCGTCCTGGCGGACTCCGGCGCCACGCTGCTGCTGGCCGACCGCGAGCCGGCCCCCGAGGTGGCCGCCGCGGCCCCGACGCTGCTGCGGCTCACCCACGCGGCGGGCGACACGGCGGACGACGCGCCGGCAGACGACCCGGCCGCCACCCGGACCGCGCCCGGCCGGCTCGCCTACGTGCTCTACACCTCCGGCTCGACCGGCCGCCCCAAGGGCGTCGAGATCGGCCACCGCGCGCTGGTCAACCTGCTCTCCGGCTTCGCCGACCGGCTCGGCTCGGGCCCCCGGGACGTCTGGCTCGGCCTCACCTCGCTCTCCTTCGACATCTCCGCGCTCGAACTGCTGCTGCCGCTGGTCACCGGCGGGCGGCTGGTGCTCGCGCCGGACGGCCTCGCCGTCGACGGCCCGGGCCTGCGGTCGCTGGTGGAGCGCGAGGGCGTCACCCACGCCCAGGCCACCCCCTCGGGCTGGCGGGTCCTGCTGGGCGCCGGACCGCTGCCGCCCGGCCTGACCGCCCTGGTCGGCGGGGAGGCCCTGCCGCTGCCGCTGGCCCGCGAGCTGCGGGCGGGCACCGACCGGCTCCTCAACGTCTACGGACCGACCGAGACCACCGTCTGGTCCACCTGCGCCGAGGTCCCGGCCGCACCGGAGGCCGTCCGGATCGGCCGACCGATCGCCAACACCCGCGCGTACGTGCTGGACGGGCGGCGCCGGCCGCTCCCGATCGGTGTGCCGGGCGAGCTGTACCTCGGCGGCGACGGGGTCGCCGAGGGCTACCTGGACCGGCCCGGGCTGACCGCCGAACGCTTCGTCGAGGACCCGTTCGGCGCGCCCGGCGAGCGGCTCTACCGCACCGGCGACCTCGTGGCCTGGACCGCCGACGGCGAACTGGAGTTCCTCGGCAGGCTCGACGACCAGGTCAAGATCCGCGGCCACCGGATCGAGCTCGGCGAGATCGAGTCGGCGCTGCTGGCCCACCCCGCGATCGCCGAGGCGGCCGCCGCCGTCCGGCGGGACGAAGCGGCCGGCGACGCGGAGCCGTTCGTCGCCGGTTACCTCGTCCCGGCGCCCGGGGCAGCCGTGCCGGACGCCGCCGAGCTGCGCGCGTTCCTCCAGCTGACGCTGCCGGCCGCCGCCGTACCGCAGCGCTTGGCGGTGCTCGACCGGCTGCCCCTGACGCCGAACGGCAAACTGGACCGCCGTGCGCTGCCCGTCCCCCCACGCCCGACCGACGCCGCGAGCCGGGGCTCGACCGGGGCGGCCGGAGCAGCCGGGCAGCAGGAGCACGACGAGGTGCTCGACGCCGTGCTCGGGATCTGGGCCGAGGTGCTCGGACTGCCCGACCTGGGCCCCGAGGACGACCTGTTCGACCTCGGCGGGCACTCCCTGACGATCATCCAGATCACCGCCAGGATCCGCGACCTGCTCGGCGTCGAGCTCGACTTCGACGTCTTCTTCGCCACCCCGACGCCGCTCGGCATCGCCGCGGCCGTCCGCGACCTGCGTTGA
- a CDS encoding phosphocholine-specific phospholipase C: MIPMPELSRRTLLGGAAAAAVLSALPLSVREALAAPARPGKLADIQHVVVFMQENRAFDHYFGTLPGVRGFGDRTAVRGVNGRSVFHQPDPGRKEGHLLPFPMNAAHTNAYQQGAPAFGFVDSMNAWNDGRADGSVTRRSGGWLGQGYYEPADMPFYNALASVFTTCDAYYASVQCNTNTNREHLMTGTSGGTVRDTPVTDNTEIPGGYEWTTYAERLQKAGISWKTYQALDNFDDNALAWFTPFVKAKPGEPLYERGLRAVGDPAKKDDPFAMGDALVEAFTADVQADRLPQVSWLVAPAALSEHANYAPPNGEHLTARLLAALAAKPEVWEKTVFILNYDEHGGFFDHQLPPVPPLAAGRGKSTVPVDGEVVVRVSKGGSTYHRVVGQDGKYRVKAADGSLSWSDTLPAGETLVSGPYPMGLGVRVPMIVVSPWTRGGVVDSTVYDHTSVLRLLEQRFGIEEPNISPWRRAVTGDLTNVFDFSGRNPVWPQLPDTSGNRQKVVDTGKLPAPTVPDPQAFPQQQRGTRTARISPYDLLVKPKLKGDELTVDFINQGRQAAVFAVYPAPGTAPRHYTVGAKSRLSDVWTVGPEGYDLRVHGPNGALWHLRGDAASAYEISLSEEQNGKVLEVDVINRTRTAQTFLVGDLAYGDGLREVRVAAGDDRTVNVKVGPEGWYDVAVGVRGELGFRRRIAGRFPWDGDHLVTDPAMGLADPLALDVTLKAASTTIDEAILLPGRPARVAARFTATAALTAIEVQPIVPAGWAVTAVTPPPASLAAGAAATAEWDVTPPAVLPDGATHRILVTARAAAGSRFAIADGEIAARTAPVMAGHLLGEDFESLAGSLQPLAGVLGWTPQAPQGWSVVNAPAMPQGTTRLQGWTFHTKRAWSTPAGQDRGNFSRGLGILAVADPDDWDDTGSPSRKGVFDSTLVSPAVQLPAGASTLHLAFDSHYRQEAPQKAAVTAVFDNGTETRLVYYSSDPTGNDNAGKDVQNAFVTKQFAVPAGARSVTLKFRMYDAGNNWFWAVDHVRLDTRPITG; encoded by the coding sequence ATGATTCCGATGCCCGAACTGTCGCGCCGCACCCTGCTCGGCGGCGCGGCGGCGGCCGCCGTGCTGTCCGCCCTCCCGCTCAGCGTGCGTGAGGCGCTCGCCGCGCCGGCCCGCCCCGGCAAGCTGGCGGACATCCAGCACGTCGTGGTGTTCATGCAGGAGAACCGCGCGTTCGACCACTACTTCGGTACGCTCCCCGGCGTGCGCGGCTTCGGCGACCGGACGGCGGTGCGCGGGGTCAACGGGCGCTCGGTGTTCCACCAGCCCGACCCGGGGCGCAAGGAGGGCCACCTGCTGCCGTTCCCGATGAACGCGGCCCACACCAACGCCTACCAGCAGGGCGCCCCGGCGTTCGGCTTCGTCGACTCGATGAACGCCTGGAACGACGGTCGCGCCGACGGTTCGGTCACCCGCCGCTCCGGCGGCTGGCTCGGCCAGGGCTACTACGAGCCCGCCGACATGCCCTTCTACAACGCGCTCGCCTCGGTCTTCACGACCTGTGACGCCTACTACGCGTCGGTGCAGTGCAACACCAACACCAATCGCGAGCACCTGATGACCGGGACCAGCGGCGGCACGGTGCGGGACACCCCGGTGACCGACAACACCGAGATCCCCGGCGGCTACGAGTGGACCACCTACGCCGAGCGGCTGCAGAAGGCCGGGATCAGCTGGAAGACCTACCAGGCGCTGGACAACTTCGACGACAACGCGCTCGCCTGGTTCACCCCCTTCGTCAAGGCCAAGCCGGGCGAGCCGCTCTACGAGCGCGGCCTGCGCGCGGTCGGTGACCCGGCGAAGAAGGACGACCCCTTCGCGATGGGCGACGCCCTCGTCGAGGCGTTCACCGCCGACGTCCAGGCCGACCGGCTGCCGCAGGTCTCCTGGCTGGTCGCGCCCGCCGCGCTCTCCGAGCACGCCAACTACGCCCCGCCGAACGGCGAGCACCTGACGGCCCGGCTGCTCGCCGCGCTCGCCGCTAAGCCGGAGGTGTGGGAGAAGACCGTCTTCATCCTCAACTACGACGAGCACGGCGGCTTCTTCGACCACCAGCTGCCGCCCGTCCCGCCGCTGGCCGCCGGGCGCGGCAAGTCGACCGTCCCGGTCGACGGCGAGGTCGTGGTCCGGGTCTCCAAGGGCGGCTCGACCTACCACCGGGTGGTCGGTCAGGACGGCAAGTACCGGGTGAAGGCCGCCGACGGCTCGCTCTCCTGGTCCGACACCCTGCCCGCGGGCGAGACCCTGGTCTCCGGCCCGTACCCGATGGGCCTGGGCGTGCGCGTCCCGATGATCGTCGTCTCGCCGTGGACGCGCGGCGGCGTGGTCGACTCCACGGTCTACGACCACACCTCGGTGCTGCGCCTGCTGGAGCAGCGCTTCGGCATCGAGGAGCCCAACATCAGCCCGTGGCGCAGAGCCGTGACCGGCGACCTCACCAACGTCTTCGACTTCTCCGGGCGCAACCCGGTCTGGCCGCAGCTGCCCGACACCAGCGGCAACCGGCAGAAGGTCGTCGACACCGGCAAGCTGCCCGCGCCCACGGTGCCCGATCCGCAGGCCTTCCCGCAGCAGCAGCGCGGCACCCGCACCGCCCGGATCAGCCCGTACGACCTGCTGGTCAAGCCGAAGCTCAAGGGCGACGAGCTGACCGTCGACTTCATCAACCAGGGCCGCCAGGCCGCCGTCTTCGCCGTCTACCCGGCGCCCGGCACCGCGCCGCGCCACTACACCGTGGGCGCCAAGAGCCGCCTCTCCGACGTCTGGACGGTCGGCCCCGAGGGCTACGACCTGCGGGTGCACGGCCCGAACGGCGCGCTTTGGCACCTGCGCGGGGACGCCGCCTCGGCGTACGAGATCTCGCTCTCCGAAGAGCAGAACGGCAAGGTGCTGGAGGTCGACGTGATCAACCGCACCCGCACCGCCCAGACCTTCCTGGTCGGCGACCTCGCCTACGGCGACGGGCTGCGCGAGGTGCGGGTCGCGGCGGGCGACGACCGGACCGTCAACGTCAAGGTCGGCCCGGAGGGATGGTACGACGTCGCGGTGGGCGTCCGCGGCGAGCTCGGCTTCCGCCGCCGGATCGCCGGGCGCTTCCCGTGGGACGGCGACCACCTGGTGACCGACCCGGCGATGGGCCTCGCCGACCCGCTGGCCCTGGACGTCACGCTCAAGGCCGCGTCCACCACGATCGACGAGGCGATCCTGCTGCCCGGCCGTCCGGCCCGGGTCGCCGCCCGGTTCACCGCGACCGCCGCGCTGACCGCGATCGAGGTCCAGCCGATCGTGCCGGCCGGCTGGGCGGTCACCGCCGTCACCCCGCCGCCCGCCTCGCTCGCCGCCGGTGCCGCCGCGACCGCCGAGTGGGACGTCACCCCGCCCGCCGTGCTGCCGGACGGCGCCACCCACCGGATCCTGGTCACCGCCCGCGCGGCGGCCGGCAGCCGCTTCGCGATCGCCGACGGCGAGATCGCGGCGCGCACCGCCCCCGTGATGGCCGGTCACCTGCTCGGCGAGGACTTCGAGTCGCTGGCCGGCTCCCTCCAGCCGCTGGCCGGCGTGCTCGGCTGGACGCCGCAGGCGCCGCAGGGCTGGTCGGTGGTGAACGCGCCGGCCATGCCGCAGGGCACCACCCGACTCCAGGGCTGGACGTTCCACACCAAGCGCGCCTGGTCCACCCCGGCCGGGCAGGACCGCGGCAACTTCAGCCGCGGCCTGGGCATCCTCGCGGTCGCCGACCCGGACGACTGGGACGACACCGGTTCGCCGTCCCGCAAGGGGGTCTTCGACTCCACCCTGGTCTCGCCCGCCGTCCAGCTGCCGGCCGGCGCGAGCACCCTCCACCTCGCCTTCGACTCGCACTACCGGCAGGAGGCCCCGCAGAAGGCGGCCGTCACCGCCGTCTTCGACAACGGCACCGAGACCCGGCTGGTCTACTACAGCAGCGACCCGACCGGTAACGACAACGCCGGCAAGGACGTCCAGAACGCCTTCGTCACCAAGCAGTTCGCCGTTCCGGCGGGTGCCCGCTCGGTGACCCTGAAGTTCCGGATGTACGACGCCGGCAACAACTGGTTCTGGGCCGTCGACCACGTCCGCCTCGACACCAGGCCGATCACGGGCTGA
- a CDS encoding TetR/AcrR family transcriptional regulator, with product MSSTSGDGAEATARLLWGPPPKPTRGPKPALSLDRIARAGIGIADAEGLGAVSMQRVAGLLDYTKMALYRYVPGKAELVALMVETAIDEPAGAGPGAPAANRDLTGASPAWRAELHSWAGQLATTFGAHPWLIDATVGPRVLGPKELGWLERVVAALDGTGLTGPERMDTAVLLAGHVRSITAQARAAGPGGEPESRLLAVVGGLVQEHADRFPALAAAMAVRDGRDRALEFGLERILDGLAALIARRNGLTG from the coding sequence TTGAGCAGCACATCCGGCGACGGGGCCGAGGCGACGGCACGGCTGCTCTGGGGGCCGCCCCCGAAGCCGACCCGCGGGCCCAAACCGGCGCTCAGCCTGGACCGGATCGCCCGGGCCGGGATCGGGATCGCGGACGCGGAGGGACTGGGCGCCGTCTCCATGCAGCGGGTGGCCGGCCTGCTCGACTACACCAAGATGGCGCTCTACCGCTATGTGCCGGGCAAGGCCGAACTGGTGGCCCTGATGGTCGAGACGGCGATCGACGAACCGGCCGGGGCCGGACCGGGGGCCCCGGCGGCGAACCGGGACCTGACGGGCGCCTCGCCCGCCTGGCGCGCCGAACTCCACTCCTGGGCGGGCCAGTTGGCCACCACCTTCGGCGCGCACCCCTGGCTGATCGACGCCACCGTCGGCCCCCGGGTGCTCGGCCCGAAGGAACTCGGCTGGCTGGAGCGGGTGGTGGCCGCCCTCGACGGCACCGGACTGACCGGGCCGGAGCGGATGGACACCGCCGTCCTGCTGGCCGGCCACGTCCGCAGCATCACCGCACAGGCGCGCGCGGCCGGACCGGGCGGGGAGCCGGAGTCCCGGCTGCTGGCCGTCGTCGGCGGGCTGGTCCAGGAGCACGCCGACCGCTTCCCGGCGCTCGCGGCGGCGATGGCCGTGCGGGACGGGCGTGACCGGGCGCTGGAGTTCGGCCTGGAGCGCATCCTGGACGGCCTGGCGGCCCTGATCGCCCGGCGGAACGGGCTGACGGGCTGA
- a CDS encoding MMPL family transporter: protein MRTGPAAPRPASRRRTRLLVPLVLLAVWLGLGGAFGSYAGKLSEVATNDRAAFLPRSAESTEVARLGEDFRTAATLPVIVVWESRTGAVGEAQRAAAGRALQEASAVPGATGRVSPAVPSEDGRALQGVVQLRSDLGRQTGDSVRAVRELADQVPDTTVGLAGPAAVAADLGGAFAGIDGLLLGVALGVVLLILLAVYRSLLLPLLVILGAVFALGVSCALVYLLADHGLVRVDGQVQGLLSILVIGAATDYGLLLSARFREELHLHGDRFAAMRTAWRQSVEPIAASGTTVALGLLVLLLSDLTNNRALGPVGAIGIGCAVLSALTFLPAALVLLGRAAYWPARPAADGRAPVNAVWQRVAALVGSRPRVTWAAGLAVLAALAAFAPTLDSGGVPQSELFIKAQPSAAGQALLSKHFPGGAGNPAVVIAAAGRAEAVAAAAAVPGVAGVRPYTGGAPGGAPAEVDGRVRLDVTLADPADSDAAIATVRSLRQAVHAVPGGDALVGGYTAQQYDTRITAERDRALIMPVVLLCILAVLVVLLRSLLAPLLLAGTVALSYLATLGVSAVVFDHVFGFSAIDPSVPLYGYVFLVALGVDYNIFLMTRVREETMRVGTREGVLRGLTATGGVITSAGVVLAATFAALGVIPLAFMAQIAFIVAFGVLLDTLLVRSLLVPALVRDLGERVWWPARPGRTAVGTAAPEPVGEPARGCPAG, encoded by the coding sequence ATGCGCACCGGTCCAGCCGCTCCCCGCCCCGCCTCCCGGCGTCGAACCAGACTGCTGGTTCCGCTCGTCCTGCTGGCCGTCTGGCTCGGCCTGGGCGGCGCCTTCGGCTCCTACGCCGGGAAGCTCTCCGAGGTGGCCACCAACGACCGGGCCGCCTTCCTGCCCCGCAGCGCCGAGTCCACCGAGGTGGCCCGGCTCGGGGAGGACTTCCGGACGGCGGCCACGCTCCCGGTGATCGTCGTCTGGGAGAGTCGCACCGGAGCGGTCGGCGAGGCCCAGCGCGCCGCCGCCGGCCGGGCGCTGCAGGAGGCCTCGGCCGTCCCCGGTGCCACCGGCCGGGTGTCGCCCGCCGTGCCGTCCGAGGACGGCCGGGCGCTCCAGGGCGTCGTCCAGCTCCGCTCCGACCTCGGCCGGCAGACCGGGGACAGCGTCCGCGCCGTCCGCGAACTCGCCGACCAGGTCCCGGACACCACCGTCGGCCTGGCCGGTCCGGCGGCGGTCGCGGCCGACCTCGGCGGTGCCTTCGCCGGCATCGACGGACTGCTGCTCGGCGTGGCCCTCGGCGTGGTGCTGCTGATCCTCCTCGCCGTCTACCGCAGCCTGCTGCTGCCGCTGCTGGTGATCCTCGGCGCGGTGTTCGCCCTCGGAGTCTCCTGCGCGCTGGTCTACCTGCTCGCCGACCACGGCCTGGTCCGGGTGGACGGCCAGGTGCAGGGTCTGCTGTCGATCCTGGTGATCGGCGCGGCCACCGACTACGGACTGCTGCTCTCCGCCCGCTTCCGCGAGGAACTGCACCTCCACGGTGACCGGTTCGCGGCGATGCGCACCGCCTGGCGGCAGTCCGTCGAGCCGATCGCGGCCTCCGGGACGACGGTCGCCCTCGGCCTGCTCGTCCTGCTGCTCTCCGACCTCACCAACAACCGGGCGCTCGGCCCGGTCGGCGCGATCGGCATCGGCTGCGCGGTGCTCTCCGCGCTGACCTTCCTGCCGGCCGCGCTCGTCCTGCTCGGCCGCGCCGCCTACTGGCCGGCCCGGCCGGCCGCCGACGGGCGCGCCCCGGTGAACGCCGTCTGGCAGCGGGTGGCCGCCCTGGTCGGGAGCCGGCCGCGGGTCACCTGGGCCGCCGGCCTGGCCGTGCTCGCCGCGCTGGCCGCCTTCGCGCCGACCCTGGACTCGGGCGGCGTGCCGCAGAGCGAACTCTTCATCAAGGCCCAGCCCTCGGCGGCCGGGCAGGCGCTGCTCTCGAAGCACTTCCCCGGCGGCGCCGGCAACCCGGCCGTGGTGATCGCCGCCGCCGGGCGGGCCGAGGCGGTCGCCGCCGCGGCAGCCGTCCCCGGGGTGGCCGGCGTCCGTCCGTACACCGGCGGTGCGCCCGGCGGTGCCCCGGCGGAGGTGGACGGGCGGGTCCGGCTGGACGTCACGCTCGCCGACCCGGCCGACAGCGACGCGGCCATCGCCACCGTCCGGAGCCTGCGGCAGGCCGTGCACGCGGTGCCGGGCGGGGACGCGCTGGTCGGCGGCTACACCGCGCAGCAGTACGACACCCGGATCACGGCGGAGCGCGACCGGGCGCTGATCATGCCGGTCGTGCTGCTCTGCATCCTCGCCGTGCTCGTGGTGCTGCTGCGCTCGCTGCTCGCTCCGCTGCTGCTCGCCGGTACCGTCGCGCTGTCCTACCTGGCCACGCTCGGCGTCAGCGCGGTGGTCTTCGACCACGTCTTCGGCTTCTCCGCCATCGACCCCTCCGTGCCGCTGTACGGGTACGTGTTCCTGGTCGCGCTGGGGGTGGACTACAACATCTTCCTGATGACCAGGGTCCGTGAGGAGACGATGCGGGTCGGGACCCGGGAGGGGGTGCTGCGCGGGCTGACGGCCACCGGCGGGGTGATCACCTCGGCGGGGGTGGTGCTGGCCGCGACCTTCGCCGCGCTGGGTGTGATCCCGCTGGCCTTCATGGCCCAGATCGCGTTCATCGTCGCCTTCGGCGTGCTGCTGGACACCCTGCTGGTGCGCTCGCTGCTGGTGCCCGCGCTGGTCCGGGACCTGGGCGAGCGGGTCTGGTGGCCGGCCCGGCCGGGTCGTACGGCGGTCGGTACGGCGGCGCCCGAGCCGGTCGGCGAGCCCGCCCGAGGGTGCCCGGCCGGTTAG